A part of Miscanthus floridulus cultivar M001 chromosome 6, ASM1932011v1, whole genome shotgun sequence genomic DNA contains:
- the LOC136461813 gene encoding protein root UVB sensitive 5 isoform X2, whose amino-acid sequence MLSTPAAGGHFRRGGLPWRLRPRSCLASPPSSSGGGGEPEKARPLLAERYRDGVVKRYISDGNSKLQLRLEKHESPVNAVEDENADSLIPQAIWDFVLPAGFPGSVSVDYLEYMLLQFPTNVTGWICHVLVTSSLLKAVGVGSFTGTSAAASAAAIRWVSKDGIGAFGRLLIGGRFGALFDDDPKKWRMYADIIGSAGSIFELMTPLYPDYFLPLASLGNLAKAIARGFKDPSFRVIQNHFAESGNLGEVAAKEEVWEVGAQLLGLSTGVLIMVDRLLKLYKNEKYILFFEQFGSREPTFLVTFKESATSMSVLRSLWQAHWLHKNQLRQEEVFPWLEESLVALENGFTDFLEQMCSAGWDQNLIILKVPKEPVLVLEHLDQEV is encoded by the exons ATGCTCTCCACACCCGCTGCAGGGGGGCACTTCCGCCGGGGAGGTCTGCCCTGGAGGCTTCGTCCGCGCTCCTGCCTGGCGTCGCCGCCGtcctccagcggcggcggcggcgagcctgA AAAGGCGAGGCCTTTGCTCGCGGAGAGGTACCGGGACGGCGTCGTCAAGAG ATATATATCGGATGGCAATTCTAAGCTGCAGCTTCGTTTGGAGAAGCATGAATCTCCGGTAAATGCTGTGGAAGATGAGAATGCAGATTCTTTGATCCCCCAGGCTATTTGGGACTTTGTGCTTCCAGCAGGGTTTCCAG ggTCTGTTTCGGTTGACTACCTGGAGTACATGTTGTTGCAGTTCCCAACAAATGTGACAGGTTGGATCTGTCATGTATTGGTGACATCAAGTCTTTTGAAG GCTGTAGGTGTTGGATCTTTTACAGGAACTTCTGCagctgcatctgctgctgctatcAG ATGGGTATCAAAGGATGGCATTGGGGCTTTTGGGCGTCTTCTCATTG GTGGACGCTTTGGAGCGCTTTTCGATGATGACCCAAAGAAGTGGAGGATGTATGCAGATATCATTGGAAGTGCTGGAAG CATATTTGAGCTCATGACTCCACTGTATCCAGATTACTTCCTCCCACTTGCATCATTGGGGAATCTTGCAAAG GCCATAGCAAGAGGATTTAAAGATCCTTCCTTCCGTGTTATCCAAAATCACTTTGCAGAATCTGGAAATCTTGGAGAGGTTGCTGCAAAG GAGGAAGTATGGGAAGTAGGAGCTCAGCTTTTAGGCCTTTCAACCGGTGTACTTATTATG GTGGATAGATTATTGAAGTTGTACAAGAATGAGAAGTATATCCTCTTCTTTGAGCAGTTTGGATCAAGGGAGCCAACATTTCTAGTTACTTTCAAG GAGTCGGCAACAAGCATGTCAGTCCTAAGGAGCCTGTGGCAAGCACATTGGCTTCACAAGAATCAGCTAAGGCAGGAGGAGGTTTTCCCTTGGTTAGAAGAAAGCCTAGTTGCATTGGAGAATGGATTTACTGACTTCCTCGAGCAAATGTGTAGCGCTGGCTGGGATCAGAACCTAATCATTTTGAAAGTGCCAAAAGAGCCCGTCTTGGTGCTGGAACATCTAGACCAAGAGGTGTGA
- the LOC136461813 gene encoding protein root UVB sensitive 5 isoform X1, giving the protein MLSTPAAGGHFRRGGLPWRLRPRSCLASPPSSSGGGGEPEKARPLLAERYRDGVVKRYISDGNSKLQLRLEKHESPVNAVEDENADSLIPQAIWDFVLPAGFPGSVSVDYLEYMLLQFPTNVTGWICHVLVTSSLLKAVGVGSFTGTSAAASAAAIRWVSKDGIGAFGRLLIGGRFGALFDDDPKKWRMYADIIGSAGSIFELMTPLYPDYFLPLASLGNLAKAIARGFKDPSFRVIQNHFAESGNLGEVAAKEEVWEVGAQLLGLSTGVLIMDTAGVKSSYLTLALTWLSVRLLHLWLRYQSLSVLKFRTINLKRGRILVRSHVAQHTVPGYVACNEEENILTWERFLPPQISFGVPMERMLGGDESSDMVDRLLKLYKNEKYILFFEQFGSREPTFLVTFKESATSMSVLRSLWQAHWLHKNQLRQEEVFPWLEESLVALENGFTDFLEQMCSAGWDQNLIILKVPKEPVLVLEHLDQEV; this is encoded by the exons ATGCTCTCCACACCCGCTGCAGGGGGGCACTTCCGCCGGGGAGGTCTGCCCTGGAGGCTTCGTCCGCGCTCCTGCCTGGCGTCGCCGCCGtcctccagcggcggcggcggcgagcctgA AAAGGCGAGGCCTTTGCTCGCGGAGAGGTACCGGGACGGCGTCGTCAAGAG ATATATATCGGATGGCAATTCTAAGCTGCAGCTTCGTTTGGAGAAGCATGAATCTCCGGTAAATGCTGTGGAAGATGAGAATGCAGATTCTTTGATCCCCCAGGCTATTTGGGACTTTGTGCTTCCAGCAGGGTTTCCAG ggTCTGTTTCGGTTGACTACCTGGAGTACATGTTGTTGCAGTTCCCAACAAATGTGACAGGTTGGATCTGTCATGTATTGGTGACATCAAGTCTTTTGAAG GCTGTAGGTGTTGGATCTTTTACAGGAACTTCTGCagctgcatctgctgctgctatcAG ATGGGTATCAAAGGATGGCATTGGGGCTTTTGGGCGTCTTCTCATTG GTGGACGCTTTGGAGCGCTTTTCGATGATGACCCAAAGAAGTGGAGGATGTATGCAGATATCATTGGAAGTGCTGGAAG CATATTTGAGCTCATGACTCCACTGTATCCAGATTACTTCCTCCCACTTGCATCATTGGGGAATCTTGCAAAG GCCATAGCAAGAGGATTTAAAGATCCTTCCTTCCGTGTTATCCAAAATCACTTTGCAGAATCTGGAAATCTTGGAGAGGTTGCTGCAAAG GAGGAAGTATGGGAAGTAGGAGCTCAGCTTTTAGGCCTTTCAACCGGTGTACTTATTATG GATACCGCAGGTGTAAAGTCATCATACTTAACTCTTGCTTTAACTTGGCTGAGTGTTCGTCTTCTACATCTTTGGTTGCGCTATCAGTCCCTATCAGTTCTCAAGTTCCGCACA ATAAACCTAAAACGTGGCCGGATTCTTGTGAGATCACATGTTGCACAACATACTGTTCCTG GTTATGTTGCTTGCAATGAGGAAGAAAACATTTTAACATGGGAAAGATTCTTGCCTCCACAAATTTCTTTTGGTGTGCCCATGGAAAGAATGCTTGGTGGTGATGAATCCAGTGACATG GTGGATAGATTATTGAAGTTGTACAAGAATGAGAAGTATATCCTCTTCTTTGAGCAGTTTGGATCAAGGGAGCCAACATTTCTAGTTACTTTCAAG GAGTCGGCAACAAGCATGTCAGTCCTAAGGAGCCTGTGGCAAGCACATTGGCTTCACAAGAATCAGCTAAGGCAGGAGGAGGTTTTCCCTTGGTTAGAAGAAAGCCTAGTTGCATTGGAGAATGGATTTACTGACTTCCTCGAGCAAATGTGTAGCGCTGGCTGGGATCAGAACCTAATCATTTTGAAAGTGCCAAAAGAGCCCGTCTTGGTGCTGGAACATCTAGACCAAGAGGTGTGA